In the genome of Petrotoga mexicana DSM 14811, one region contains:
- the murC gene encoding UDP-N-acetylmuramate--L-alanine ligase, translating into MKYYFSGIGGIGMSSLALYTAYKYGIKNVIGSNNEMNERVEYLIKKGIKVKLNQDSDLPDIDFFIKSTAIKDTNPELMEAKKRKITILNRMQLLNSILQKHTSIGITGTDGKTTTTAMVSQIFKNAGKDPTVFLGGIHDSLEDGNFRYGNGIVIAEVDESDGFIEETETDFSIINNLRPDHLEHYDNEFDKLESSLYKFANNTTELVLLNGDDNHLTKWHLNVKKVLYFGQCEKADYTIKNRRQYNGYQLFELYHKNTYIGDITLNLPGLHYAYDALASTALSLEFGIEFNTIKETFLRYNSVGRRFNILYDKDNLSIIDDYAHTPDEILETIKATKEYFPKRKIITIFQPHRYTRLYFHINDFIDVLKYSDEVLVYRIYSAFEEPINGVDEKKVVEALNSQATFSKYYNSEDEIISDLLQEKNAVLLFVGAGDITEIAKKLSKNKKKP; encoded by the coding sequence ATGAAGTATTACTTCTCCGGGATAGGTGGTATCGGTATGAGTTCCCTAGCCTTATACACAGCTTATAAGTATGGAATAAAAAACGTGATTGGATCGAACAACGAAATGAACGAAAGAGTAGAATACTTAATAAAAAAAGGAATAAAAGTCAAATTAAATCAGGATTCTGATCTTCCTGATATCGATTTTTTTATTAAATCTACAGCGATAAAAGATACTAATCCAGAACTCATGGAAGCCAAAAAAAGAAAGATAACTATTCTGAACAGAATGCAACTACTCAATTCAATATTACAAAAACATACCTCAATAGGCATAACTGGAACAGATGGAAAAACTACCACAACTGCTATGGTTTCTCAAATATTCAAAAACGCTGGTAAAGATCCGACAGTTTTTTTAGGTGGAATACATGATTCATTAGAAGATGGCAACTTTAGATATGGAAATGGAATAGTAATAGCGGAAGTCGACGAAAGTGACGGCTTTATAGAAGAAACAGAAACGGACTTTTCTATCATAAACAATCTAAGACCTGACCACTTAGAACACTACGATAATGAATTTGATAAATTGGAAAGTTCTCTTTATAAATTTGCAAACAACACTACAGAACTTGTTTTATTAAATGGAGACGATAACCATCTCACCAAATGGCATCTGAACGTAAAGAAAGTCTTATACTTTGGGCAATGTGAAAAGGCAGATTATACTATAAAAAACAGACGTCAATATAACGGGTATCAACTTTTTGAGCTTTATCACAAAAATACATACATTGGAGATATTACTTTAAATCTTCCAGGATTACACTACGCTTATGATGCACTAGCTTCAACCGCACTTTCTTTAGAATTCGGCATTGAATTTAACACAATAAAAGAAACTTTTCTTAGATATAATTCGGTTGGAAGAAGATTCAATATACTTTACGATAAAGATAATTTATCAATAATAGACGATTATGCCCATACACCTGACGAAATCTTAGAAACTATAAAGGCAACGAAAGAGTATTTCCCAAAAAGAAAAATAATAACCATATTTCAACCACACAGGTACACCCGTCTTTACTTCCACATAAACGACTTTATTGATGTCCTAAAATATTCAGATGAAGTATTAGTCTACAGAATATATTCTGCCTTTGAAGAACCCATAAACGGAGTGGATGAAAAAAAGGTTGTAGAAGCTCTTAATTCACAAGCTACTTTTTCCAAATATTATAATTC